Proteins from one Ahaetulla prasina isolate Xishuangbanna chromosome 2, ASM2864084v1, whole genome shotgun sequence genomic window:
- the LOC131190494 gene encoding uncharacterized protein K02A2.6-like yields LLWGNRVVIPEKLRENVLELLHEGHPGIVRMKSLARSYVWWPQMDKDISNRVGKCQACQESRPLPPTAPIREWEKPQGPWSRIHIDFAGPFHGQTFLIVVDAFSKWLEILLMKSTTAEAVITTLRHLFVTHGLQDTLVSDNGPQFTATQFEGYLAEEGIRHVLSAPFHPATNGLAERFVRSAKEALSRITPGDWQAKIDTFLAVQHRTPCVATGRSPSELLMGRKLRCPLDRLNPTYSPDKYQGIHEKTREMTMGDLTIDTRNRRNMRV; encoded by the exons ctgttatgggggaatagagtggttattccagagaaactgcgagaaaatgtgttggaactgttacatgagGGGCACCCGGGAATTGTTaggatgaaaagcctggcgaggagttatgtgtggtggccacaaatggataaagatattagcaatagggtaggaaaatgccaggcctgccaagagtcaaggccactacccccaacagcccccataagagagtgggagaaaccccagggtccttggtccaggatccatatagatttcgccgggccattccatgggcaaacctttttaatcgtggtagacgcattttcaaaatggttagaaattctgctcatgaaatccacaacagccgaagctgtaattacaacattgcggcacctttttgtaacacacgggttgcagGACACTCTGGTATCCGACAACGGGCCAcaattcacggctacccaattcgaagggtacttagcagaagagggcatccgacatgtcctctcggcgcctttccacccggcgacgaatggacttgcagagaGATTCGTTcggagtgccaaggaagcgctatctagaatcacccctggtgattggcaagccaaaatcgacacCTTTCTAGCGGtgcaacacaggaccccctgtgtagccacagggcgcaGCCCATCCGAACTACTAATGGGTCGGAAACTAAGGTGTCCCTTAGATCGATTGAACCCTACATATTCCCCTGACAAGTACCAAGGCATCcacgaaaaaaccagggaaatgacaatgGGTGAtttg ACCATTGACACACGGAACAGAAGAAACATGAGAGTTTAA